The Microbacterium limosum genome contains a region encoding:
- a CDS encoding MFS transporter gives MAEPLPRRQRLVLAIAVLASFVAFLDGTIVNVALPAIDRELGGGLVTQQWTVDAYLITLGALILLAGSVSDAFGRILVLRIGLIGFGIASVAIAAAPDPLVLVIARAAQGAAGAFLVPSSLALITSTFRDAAQGRAIGIWTSLTTGAMVVGPLIGGLFVDLLSWRLAFLINVVPIAATLWLLRRLGEREQRRPDARIDWIGASLCTLGLGAAVFALIEQPNLGWGSPAIWAPLAAGLLMFGLFLVRQRTTRAPILPLDLFRARNFWTGNIATAFVYGALALNGFVVAVYLQQGAGLTATLAGLASLPITIMMILLSARFGTLAGRHGPRLFMTAGPLLMAAASLLLLTVSPEFSYWWQVLPSMLVFGLGLAVTVSPLTSAILGAIETERSGIASAVNNAVSRVAGLLVVATIGLIVGGRLDLDGFHRAAIATAVLMLAGGLVSWAGIRNPARMPQPEPTAR, from the coding sequence GTGGCCGAACCCCTCCCGCGTCGGCAGCGCCTCGTGCTCGCGATCGCCGTGCTCGCCTCCTTCGTCGCGTTCCTCGACGGCACGATCGTCAACGTCGCCCTGCCCGCGATCGACCGCGAGCTCGGCGGCGGGCTCGTCACCCAGCAGTGGACGGTGGACGCGTACCTCATCACCCTCGGCGCGCTGATCCTGCTCGCGGGGTCGGTGAGCGACGCCTTCGGCCGCATCCTCGTGCTGCGCATCGGGCTCATCGGCTTCGGCATCGCCTCCGTCGCGATCGCCGCCGCCCCCGACCCCCTCGTGCTCGTCATCGCCCGCGCCGCTCAAGGAGCGGCGGGCGCCTTCCTCGTGCCGAGCTCGCTGGCCCTCATCACCTCGACGTTCCGGGATGCCGCGCAGGGCCGCGCGATCGGGATCTGGACCTCCCTCACGACCGGCGCGATGGTCGTCGGCCCGCTGATCGGCGGGCTCTTCGTCGACCTGCTCTCCTGGCGACTGGCGTTCCTCATCAACGTCGTGCCGATCGCGGCGACGCTCTGGCTGCTGCGCCGCCTCGGCGAGCGCGAACAGCGTCGCCCCGACGCGCGGATCGACTGGATCGGCGCGTCGCTGTGCACGCTCGGCCTCGGCGCCGCCGTGTTCGCGCTCATCGAGCAGCCGAACCTCGGCTGGGGCTCTCCGGCGATCTGGGCCCCCCTGGCGGCGGGGCTGCTCATGTTCGGGCTGTTCCTCGTGCGCCAGCGCACGACCCGCGCGCCCATCCTGCCGCTCGACCTCTTCCGGGCCCGCAACTTCTGGACCGGCAACATCGCAACGGCCTTCGTCTACGGCGCCCTCGCCCTCAACGGCTTCGTCGTGGCCGTCTACCTGCAGCAGGGCGCCGGGCTCACCGCGACCCTCGCGGGCCTCGCGAGCCTGCCGATCACGATCATGATGATCCTGCTGAGCGCCCGCTTCGGCACGCTCGCCGGCCGCCACGGGCCCCGCCTGTTCATGACGGCGGGACCGCTACTCATGGCCGCGGCATCCCTTCTGCTGCTCACGGTCTCACCCGAGTTCTCCTACTGGTGGCAGGTGCTGCCGAGCATGCTCGTGTTCGGGCTGGGCCTGGCGGTGACGGTCTCGCCGCTGACCTCGGCGATCCTCGGCGCGATCGAGACGGAGCGCTCGGGCATCGCATCCGCCGTCAACAACGCCGTCTCGCGCGTGGCCGGGCTCCTCGTCGTCGCGACGATCGGCCTCATCGTGGGCGGACGACTCGACCTGGACGGGTTCCACCGCGCCGCGATCGCGACGGCCGTGCTGATGCTCGCGGGCGGGCTGGTGTCGTGGGCCGGCATCAGGAACCCGGCCCGGATGCCGCAGCCGGAGCCCACGGCCCGCTGA
- a CDS encoding L-lactate dehydrogenase, producing MAVIENSKLTIVGAGSVGASAAYAALIRGSARHVALYDIATEKAEAEVLDLAHGTQFTGASDIIGGSDLSVVEGSHVVVVTAGAKQKPGQSRIELAGTNASILERMMPQLLEVAPHAVYVIVTNPCDVLTVLAQESTGLPPERIFASGTVLDTSRLRWKLAERAGVGTGSVHAYIVGEHGDTEFPLWSKATIGTVPILDWESGGTPRMTTAELDQIALDVRGAAEKVIQGKGATNYAIGLSTARIVEAVLRDERAVLPVSTVLSDFHGVDGVALSVPSVVSAAGAVPIRETSFAPRELELLHASADALRRVADSLRS from the coding sequence ATGGCCGTCATCGAGAACTCGAAGCTCACCATCGTCGGCGCCGGCAGCGTGGGGGCCAGCGCGGCGTACGCGGCCCTCATTCGCGGATCGGCGCGGCACGTGGCGCTCTACGACATCGCGACGGAGAAGGCCGAGGCCGAGGTCCTCGACCTCGCGCACGGCACGCAGTTCACGGGCGCGAGCGACATCATCGGCGGCAGCGACCTGTCCGTCGTCGAGGGGTCGCACGTCGTCGTCGTCACGGCCGGCGCGAAGCAGAAGCCCGGGCAGTCGCGCATCGAGCTCGCCGGCACGAACGCCTCGATCCTCGAGCGCATGATGCCGCAGCTGCTGGAGGTCGCCCCGCACGCCGTCTACGTCATCGTCACGAACCCGTGCGACGTGCTCACGGTGCTCGCCCAGGAGTCGACGGGGCTGCCGCCCGAACGCATCTTCGCCTCGGGAACCGTGCTCGATACGTCGCGCCTGCGCTGGAAGCTCGCGGAGCGCGCGGGGGTGGGCACCGGGAGCGTCCACGCGTACATCGTCGGCGAGCACGGCGACACCGAGTTCCCGCTCTGGTCCAAGGCCACCATCGGAACCGTGCCGATCCTGGACTGGGAGTCGGGCGGCACCCCGCGGATGACCACGGCGGAGCTCGACCAGATCGCGCTGGACGTGCGGGGCGCCGCCGAGAAGGTCATCCAGGGAAAGGGGGCCACCAACTACGCGATCGGCCTCTCGACGGCCCGCATCGTCGAGGCGGTCCTCCGCGACGAGCGCGCCGTGCTCCCGGTCTCCACGGTGCTGAGCGACTTCCACGGCGTCGACGGCGTCGCGCTCTCCGTGCCCTCGGTCGTGAGCGCCGCCGGCGCGGTCCCGATCCGCGAGACCTCGTTCGCCCCGCGGGAGCTCGAGCTGCTCCACGCCTCCGCGGACGCCCTGCGGCGGGTCGCCGACTCCCTCCGGAGCTGA
- the cofC gene encoding 2-phospho-L-lactate guanylyltransferase codes for MTHADGRMTRAWWGVIVPVKPARSGKSRLRVADVDRERLARAIALDTIAAARSCRAVGEVVVVTDDEEISRALAAARGIRLIAEGDRPRGIDAAVALGAGALGRDMPRAALLGDLPALAPADLEVALALAATRERGVVADAEGFGSTLVTAAAGHALRTAFGEDSLRRHIALGCARLELPTASTLRRDVDTADQLTTAAALGLGPRTSAVVGSALAAASATPPAPRRD; via the coding sequence ATGACGCACGCGGACGGGCGGATGACGCGCGCGTGGTGGGGCGTGATCGTGCCGGTCAAGCCGGCCCGATCCGGGAAGTCGCGCCTGCGCGTGGCGGATGTGGATCGTGAGCGCCTCGCGCGGGCGATCGCGCTCGACACGATCGCCGCGGCCCGGTCGTGCCGCGCCGTCGGCGAGGTCGTGGTCGTGACCGACGACGAAGAGATCTCCCGCGCCCTCGCCGCAGCCCGCGGCATCCGCCTCATCGCCGAGGGCGACCGCCCGCGGGGCATCGACGCCGCCGTCGCGCTCGGCGCCGGCGCGCTGGGGCGCGACATGCCGCGGGCGGCGCTGCTGGGCGATCTCCCCGCCCTCGCGCCGGCCGATCTCGAGGTGGCCCTCGCCCTCGCCGCGACGCGCGAGCGAGGGGTCGTGGCGGATGCCGAGGGCTTCGGATCCACGCTCGTAACCGCGGCTGCGGGGCATGCGCTGCGCACCGCGTTCGGCGAGGACTCGCTGCGGCGGCACATCGCGCTCGGCTGCGCTCGGCTGGAGCTGCCCACGGCATCCACGCTGCGCCGCGACGTCGACACCGCCGATCAGCTCACGACCGCCGCGGCGCTCGGGCTCGGGCCGCGCACGAGCGCCGTCGTGGGCAGCGCGCTCGCCGCCGCGTCCGCCACCCCGCCCGCCCCGCGGCGGGACTAG
- a CDS encoding amino-acid N-acetyltransferase, with amino-acid sequence MAEFTVRAARTGDVTGIRDMLEPFVQRRILLGKDLVVLYESVQQFVVAEDAEGRLIGCGALHVMWEDLGEVRTLIVVDEWLHHGVGREIVDRLEQDARELGLRRLFCLTFEVDFFSRRGFHEIGEQVVPPDVYSQLLRSPDEGVAEFLDLAHVKPNTLGNTRMLKSLD; translated from the coding sequence ATGGCAGAGTTCACCGTGCGAGCCGCGCGCACCGGCGATGTGACCGGCATCCGCGACATGCTCGAGCCGTTCGTGCAGCGCCGCATCCTGCTCGGCAAGGACCTCGTCGTGCTCTACGAATCCGTCCAGCAGTTCGTCGTCGCCGAGGACGCCGAGGGACGCCTCATCGGCTGCGGCGCGCTGCACGTCATGTGGGAGGACCTCGGCGAGGTGCGCACCCTCATCGTCGTGGACGAGTGGCTGCACCACGGCGTCGGTCGCGAGATCGTCGATCGGCTCGAACAGGATGCGCGCGAGCTCGGGCTCCGTCGCCTGTTCTGCCTGACCTTCGAGGTCGACTTCTTCTCGCGGCGGGGATTCCACGAGATCGGCGAGCAGGTCGTGCCGCCCGACGTGTACTCGCAGCTGCTGCGCAGCCCCGACGAGGGCGTGGCGGAGTTCCTCGACCTCGCGCACGTCAAGCCCAACACCCTCGGCAACACCCGGATGCTCAAGTCGCTCGACTGA
- the radA gene encoding DNA repair protein RadA, translating into MATRRPAPAAYRCTECGWTSAKWAGRCAECQQWGAVVEAAQQTGVLRGFSPAPPGAGREARPITELTSAESPRRPSGVGEFDRVLGGGIVPGAAILLSGEPGVGKSTLLLEVAARSARDGHRVLYVSAEESTAQVRLRAERTGALHDELYLASETDLATLIGQVDAVDPGLLIVDSVQTVSSSLSEGLAGHPSQVREVAATLIRIAKERGLPVIIVGHVTKDGSIAGPRLLEHLVDVVCHFEGDRQTALRFVRALKNRFGPTDEVGCFEMTGDGIAEVPDPSGLFLGKGDPVSGTCVTIAVEGRRALPVEVQALVIPSSTPNPRRVVNGVESSRVAMILAVLERRAGLGLAQRDVYVSTVGGVRLTEPAADLAIALAIASAASDRALAPRSAAFGELSLSGEIRPVSHGVQRRSEATRLGYRSLLDASAGDVALALANARVIPTRPPA; encoded by the coding sequence ATGGCCACCCGTCGTCCCGCCCCCGCCGCCTACCGCTGCACCGAATGCGGGTGGACGAGCGCCAAGTGGGCGGGCCGCTGCGCCGAGTGCCAGCAGTGGGGCGCGGTCGTCGAGGCCGCACAGCAGACGGGGGTGCTCCGGGGATTCTCGCCGGCGCCGCCCGGGGCGGGCCGGGAGGCGCGGCCCATCACCGAGCTCACGAGCGCCGAGTCCCCGCGGCGGCCGAGCGGCGTGGGCGAGTTCGACCGCGTGCTCGGCGGCGGCATCGTCCCGGGCGCGGCGATCCTCCTCTCCGGTGAGCCCGGCGTCGGCAAGTCCACCCTCCTCCTCGAGGTCGCCGCCCGCTCCGCCCGCGACGGCCACCGTGTGCTCTACGTCAGCGCAGAGGAGTCCACCGCGCAGGTGCGGCTGCGCGCCGAGCGCACGGGCGCCCTCCACGACGAGCTCTACCTCGCCAGCGAGACCGACCTCGCCACACTCATCGGCCAGGTCGACGCGGTCGACCCGGGGCTGCTCATCGTCGACTCCGTGCAGACCGTGTCGTCCTCGCTCAGCGAGGGTCTCGCGGGCCACCCGAGCCAAGTGCGCGAGGTCGCCGCGACGCTCATCCGCATCGCGAAGGAGCGCGGGCTGCCCGTCATCATCGTGGGCCACGTCACGAAAGACGGCTCGATCGCCGGGCCCCGGTTGCTCGAACACCTCGTCGACGTCGTGTGCCACTTCGAGGGCGACCGGCAGACGGCGCTGCGCTTCGTGCGCGCGCTGAAGAACCGGTTCGGTCCCACCGACGAGGTCGGCTGCTTCGAGATGACGGGCGACGGCATCGCCGAGGTGCCCGACCCGTCGGGGCTCTTCCTCGGCAAGGGCGACCCGGTCAGCGGCACGTGCGTCACGATCGCGGTCGAGGGCCGGCGGGCCCTCCCGGTCGAGGTGCAGGCCCTCGTCATCCCGTCGTCCACCCCCAACCCGCGTCGTGTCGTCAACGGCGTCGAGTCCTCCCGCGTGGCGATGATCCTGGCCGTGCTCGAGCGGCGCGCGGGGCTCGGGCTGGCCCAGCGCGACGTCTACGTGTCCACCGTCGGCGGGGTCCGCCTCACCGAGCCCGCCGCCGACCTCGCCATCGCGCTCGCGATCGCGAGCGCCGCGAGCGACCGCGCCCTCGCACCGCGCTCGGCGGCCTTCGGGGAGTTGAGCCTGTCGGGCGAGATCCGTCCCGTCTCGCACGGGGTGCAGCGCCGATCCGAGGCCACGCGGCTCGGCTACCGGTCGCTGCTGGACGCATCCGCCGGCGACGTCGCCCTCGCGCTCGCGAACGCCCGCGTCATCCCCACCCGCCCACCGGCCTGA
- a CDS encoding dehydrogenase, which translates to MVGSRKNKGDAAAQFRSEALARALEKQDMAAVALALRNGNTVVPLMKPAARDNPLDTGEVWTFRDPQTGQVALLLFSDALNKPANLPPAVGLQSPGWLLAFLRSHRETITTVFLDIAGPHPMQASPDDLIAALAD; encoded by the coding sequence ATGGTCGGCTCACGCAAGAACAAGGGCGACGCCGCGGCGCAGTTCCGCTCGGAGGCCCTCGCCCGGGCGCTAGAGAAGCAGGACATGGCCGCGGTCGCCTTGGCGTTGCGCAACGGCAACACCGTCGTGCCGCTCATGAAGCCGGCCGCACGGGACAATCCGCTCGACACGGGCGAGGTGTGGACCTTCCGTGACCCCCAGACGGGTCAGGTGGCGCTGCTGCTGTTCAGCGACGCGCTCAACAAACCGGCCAACCTGCCGCCCGCGGTGGGGCTGCAGTCCCCCGGATGGCTTCTGGCGTTCCTGCGCAGCCACCGCGAGACGATCACCACCGTCTTCCTCGACATCGCCGGTCCTCACCCGATGCAGGCGTCGCCCGACGATCTCATCGCGGCCCTCGCCGACTGA
- the fgd gene encoding glucose-6-phosphate dehydrogenase (coenzyme-F420), whose translation MSTPIRFGYKASAEQFAPRELLEYAVLAEEVGFDSVFVSDHLQPWMHDGGHAPAAIPWLGALGSRTSRILMGTSVLTPTFRYHPGVVAQAFATLGSLYPDRVVLGVGTGEALNEVTLGLEWPDPPERFQRMKEAILLMRELWTRDRVTYEGTYYSTSNATIYDRPDRPVPIYIGASGPAATRLAGRIADGYITTSGKKPELYTETLLPALDEGLGKAGRSREDIDTLIEVKVSFRPDRASARENTRFWAPLALSPEEKTGVDDPLVMQRLAAGLPIERAASRFIVSDDPDEHVARIERYLDLGFRHLVFHDPGHDQEEFLRLYGTEILPRLRARTGG comes from the coding sequence ATGAGCACTCCGATCCGCTTCGGCTACAAGGCCTCGGCCGAGCAGTTCGCGCCGCGCGAGCTGCTCGAGTACGCGGTGCTCGCTGAGGAGGTCGGCTTCGACTCCGTCTTCGTCTCCGACCACCTGCAGCCGTGGATGCACGACGGCGGACACGCCCCGGCGGCGATCCCGTGGCTGGGCGCGCTCGGCTCCCGCACGTCGCGCATCCTCATGGGCACGTCGGTCCTGACGCCGACGTTCCGCTACCACCCGGGCGTCGTCGCGCAGGCGTTCGCGACGCTCGGCTCCCTCTATCCCGACCGCGTCGTGCTCGGTGTCGGCACGGGCGAGGCCCTCAACGAGGTGACCCTCGGTCTCGAGTGGCCGGATCCCCCCGAGCGCTTCCAGCGGATGAAGGAGGCCATCCTCCTCATGCGCGAGCTGTGGACGCGGGACCGCGTCACCTACGAAGGCACCTACTACTCCACCTCGAACGCCACGATCTACGACCGTCCCGATCGCCCCGTGCCCATCTACATCGGGGCATCCGGCCCCGCCGCGACACGGCTGGCCGGCCGCATCGCCGACGGATACATCACCACGAGCGGCAAGAAGCCCGAGCTCTACACCGAGACGCTGCTGCCGGCGCTCGACGAGGGCCTCGGCAAGGCCGGTCGCTCGCGCGAGGACATCGACACCCTCATCGAGGTGAAGGTCTCGTTCCGGCCCGATCGGGCGTCGGCCAGGGAGAACACCCGGTTCTGGGCGCCCCTGGCGCTCTCCCCGGAGGAGAAGACCGGTGTCGACGACCCGCTCGTGATGCAGCGGCTGGCGGCCGGGCTTCCGATCGAGCGCGCGGCGTCCCGCTTCATCGTGTCGGACGACCCCGACGAGCACGTCGCCCGGATCGAACGGTACCTCGACCTGGGCTTCCGCCACCTCGTCTTCCACGACCCCGGTCACGACCAGGAGGAGTTCCTGCGCCTGTACGGCACGGAGATCCTGCCGCGGCTGCGGGCGCGGACGGGCGGATGA